A stretch of Ranitomeya variabilis isolate aRanVar5 chromosome 3, aRanVar5.hap1, whole genome shotgun sequence DNA encodes these proteins:
- the TMEM39B gene encoding transmembrane protein 39B isoform X2, whose amino-acid sequence MAGGRRGPNRTSYCRTPLCDPGSAGGAVHGGAPAVSGVRSRARSSSNTGLSSPPLAAQTVVPLRHCKIPELPADRHLLFELQLFLCHLIALFVHYINIYKTVWWYPPSHPPSHTSLNFHLIDFNVLTLTTIVLARRLIAAIVREASQGGKSSLPHSVLLVATRFAVLTGTGWSLCRSLILLFRTHSFLNLLFLCYPFGMYIPFLHLGYDFRRSSLFAHVPNTRVSGDLGSVDKAGRDYLTVLQHMWRPSTDPLPTHACCLSPDLIRSEVHYLKLDFNWRVREVLLSSMLSAYYVAFVPVWFVKSTQYYDKRWSCELFLQVSLSTSVILTQHLLPARYCDLLHKAAAHLGCWQKVDPALCSNMLQHSWMEECMWPQGVLVKHNKNVYKAVGHYNVAIPSDMSHFRFHLPFLSQRHSSRK is encoded by the exons ATGGCTGGGGGCCGTCGGGGCCCAAATCGGACGTCATACTGTCGCACTCCCCTTTGTGATCCTGGATCTGCAGGTGGTGCCGTCCATGGAGGAGCTCCTGCTGTAAGCGGTGTGCGGTCCAGAGCCAG GAGTAGTTCTAACACAGGATTGTCGAGTCCCCCTCTTGCTGCACAGACAGTGGTACCGCTGCGGCATTGCAAAATCCCTGAACTACCTGCAGACCGTCACCTACTTTTTGAGTTGCAGCTATTTCTGTGTCACCTGATCGCCTTGTTTGTGCACTACATCAATATCTACAAGACTGTTTGGTGGTACCCACCATCCCACCCACCTTCACATACTTCTCTG AACTTCCACCTGATAGATTTTAATGTGCTGACCCTCACAACAATTGTACTAGCTCGGAGACTAATTGCAGCAATTGTGCGGGAG GCCTCACAGGGAGGAAAGTCTTCTCTTCCGCACTCAGTGCTATTGGTGGCCACGCGGTTTGCTGTTCTAACTGGAACAGGATGGAGTTTATGCCGTTCCTTAATTTTGTTGTTCAGAACACACTCCTTTTTGAACCTTCTTTTCTTATGCTATCC gTTTGGTATGTATATCCCATTTCTGCACTTGGGATATGATTTCCGTCGGTCAAGCCTCTTTGCCCATGTACCCAACACGCGTGTTAGTGGTGATCTGGGGTCTGTTGATAAGGCAGGTCGTGACTACTTAACAGTTCTGCAGCACATGTGGAGGCCCAGCACAGATCCTCTTCCTACACATGCGTGCTGCCTATCTCCAGACCTAATCCGTAGTGAAGTGCATTACTTGAAGCTGGACTTCAATTGGCGTGTTCGGGAGGTGTTGCTTAGTTCTATGCTGTCTGCATACTACGTGGCATTTGTGCCAGTATGGTTTGTCAAG AGCACACAGTATTATGATAAGCGATGGTCCTGTGAACTCTTTCTTCAAGTTTCCCTAAGCACTTCAGTAATCCTCACCCAGCACCTCCTGCCTGCACGGTACTGTGATCTTCTACATAAGGCAGCGGCTCATCTTGGCTGCTGGCAAAAAGTGGACCCAGCGCTCTGCTCTAACATGCTTCAGCACTC GTGGATGGAGGAGTGCATGTGGCCCCAGGGAGTGCTGGTAAAACACAACAAGAATGTCTACAAAGCGGTTGGTCACTATAATGTGGCGATTCCTTCTGATATGTCTCATTTTCGATTCCAT